The DNA region GCGGAAGAATTTGCCAGGGAGGATCAGCTAACATTTCTATGTGGTCATTATGAAGGTATTGATGAAAGAATTATCGACAGTATTGTAACGGATGAAGTCTCGATAGGTGATTTTGTTCTAACGGGTGGCGAGATGGCGGTCGTCCTTATTATTGATGCTGTTGCAAGGTTAATACCGGGTGTCCTAAAAAACAATACATCCAGTGAACATGAAAGTTTTCATGATTATCTCCTAGAATACCCTCAGTATTCAAGACCGGAAATCTATAAGGGTATGTCGGTGCCCAAGGTCTTGTTATCCGGGCATCATAAAAATATAGAAATCTGGCGCAGAGAGCAATCCCTACTCAGAACTTATAAAAAAAGACCGGATTTGTTGCCTTTTGCTAATTTGACGGAAAGTGACAAACAATTCTTGAAAAAATATTGCAATTATGAAGTAAATATGCTATAGTAATTAACTGTGACTACGGATGTTCCGCTTTTATGAAACCGATATTATGAACATCTAAGATGGAAGGAGGATACTCAAATGAATAACATTATTAGAGGTATTGAGCAAGCTCAATTAAAGGAAAATGTAGAGTCATTTAACGTTGGAGATACAGTACGTGTATATGCAAAGGTTAAAGAGGGCAACCGTGAAAGAGTTCAAATGTTCGAAGGAACAGTTCTTAGCAGACAAAACGGTGGTTCTAAAGAAAACTTTACAGTAAGAAGAATTTCTTACGGTGTTGGTGTTGAAAGGTCATGGCCTGTACATTCACCAAACATTGAAAAAATCGAAGTAATCAGACGCGGTAAAGTAAGAAGAGCAAAATTAAATTACTTAAGAAGCCGTATTGGTAAGAGTGCTAAGGTTAAGGAATTAATTCGATAAGAGTATCTTATATAAGAGTAAAAAGGGTAAGGCCAATATCAGGTACTGCCCTTTTATTTTTTTGATTAAACTTTTTGATTAAACTTAATGATAAACTTAATTCTTATAATAAGCGCCTCAGCGTTAAGTCTTTATTACATTTTTCAAAATAACTTGAGTTGTTTAGTGAAAAAGGTGTACAATGACATAATGACAAATATGTAATTTTGAAAATTAATGTTTAACATTATGAAAGTAGGTATAGATTTGGAAGAGAATAAATTAAAAAAAGAACTCATGGGTTGGGTTAGAGACCTTGCTATAGCACTATTGGTTGTATTTATAATCTTTAATTTTTTGGGACAAAAGACCAATGTTGTCGGAAAGTCCATGGAGCCAACGCTTCATGATGGTGATCAGTTGGTGGTTGATAAACTGAGTTACCGCTTTAGTGAAATCGAACGTTATGATATTATCGTTTTTCCTTATGAACCGAAGCTATATTATATAAAGCGCGTTATAGCCCTTCCAGGGGAATCGGTAGACATTCAAAACGGAACGCTTTTGGTCAACGGTGAATCCATAGATGCTGACTTCAACTTTGATGTCATAACAGAATATGGTAATAATTTACCGATTGTTGTACCACCGAATGAGTATTTCGTTATGGGTGATAACCGTAATAATAGCTCGGACAGTCGTTATGTGGATGTGGGAACCATTCACAAAAATGATGTTATAGGCAAAGCTGTGGTACGTATATGGCCTTTGAAACTCGTCGGAACCATCGATCACTAACCAATGAAAATACATTTAGCATAGTGGGTAATCACTCATTATGCTTTATATATGCAGAGAAATAGGGAGCTTTATATGAATATACAATGGTATCCAGGTCATATGACCAAAGCCAAAAGAATGATGGAAGAAAATATCAAACTCGTAGATGTGGTTATAGAACTGGTAGATGCGAGGGTACCTATTAGTAGTCAAAATCCGGATGTACTAAAACTTGCAAATAACAAACCAAGAATTATAGTTTTAAATAAAGTAGATTTGGCGGATGGAAAAGAAACCAAAAAATGGGCAGATTTCTTTTTTAACCAAGGCTATGTTGTGGTTGAGGTGAACTCACAAAACGGAAAAGGTATAAAAAGTGTGTCTTCGGCTATTAATCTGGCTTGTAAAGAAAAGATTGAACGTAACAAAAAGCGCGGATTACTTAACAGACCGATGCGTGCGATGGTTGTGGGCATCCCTAATGTAGGTAAGAGTACTTTTATAAATAAATTGGTTGGAAAAGCAAGCGCCAAAACCGGTAACAAGCCCGGTGTTACAAAAGGGAAACAATGGTTGAAGTTGAAAAATGAGTTTGAACTTCTGGATACACCAGGTGTACTTTGGCCTAAGTTTGAAGATCAGAATGTAGGCATCAAATTGGCTATGATTGGATCCATTAGGGAAGAAATATTGGATACAGAAGGACTTGCAATGTTAGCCCTTGAGTTTATGAGAGATCGATATCCGAATCTGCTCATGGACAAATACCCCATGACAGATGTAGCCGGTAAAAAAGGGCATGAATTACTTGAAGCCGTAACCATAACAAGACATCTTCTAAAACCGGGTAATGAACCGGATGTTTCGCGTATGGCAAAAATGTTTCTGGATGAATTTAGAAATGGTAAAATCGGAAAGATGACATTGGAAACTGTATCAGAATATAAATAAGAAGTGTTACAAAATTGGCGCTGACTTAGGCGCCTATTTTTATTAATATTATCTTTATCAGAACCATATCATACGCTATAATGGGAGTAGACATAATAAAACTCAAGGGGGTACCATGAATACTTTACCCATTAATGCCATTAAAGAAATTTACAAAAAAACCGATATTCATGCACTAGATGCTTTTATCAATAGATTTCAAGAAGATGATAGAGCTGGCGTTAAATACTTAGTTGACTGCTCTAGAAAAAAAATACAGGCTTATAACCAAGAGTTAGATCGAATGTCACGTATGCGTTTATATGAACAAAAATACGATCATTTAGATTTTATTTGTGGCATTGATGAAGTGGGTCGAGGACCATTGGCCGGTCCCGTGGTTACAGCAGCCGTCATTTTAGAAAAAGATACAAAGTTGCTCTACATCAATGATTCAAAGAAGCTATCTGAGAAAATGCGTGAAATGCTTTATCATCAGATTATGGATGAAGCTATTGCGGTGAGTATTGGTATAGAAAGCGTCGAAACCATTGATACCATCAATATATTGCAGGCCACCTATAAAGCAATGCAAAAGGCTGTAAATGGCCTTGAAGTACAGCCGGACATTCTACTGGTGGATGCCGTTACAATACCGGACATTGATATTAAGCAACATGCCATCATTAAAGGTGATGAAAAAAGTATTTCAATAGCTGCTGCCAGCATAATTGCAAAAGTGACTAGGGATAGAATGATGAAGGACTATCATGAACTTTTTCCTGCCTATGATTTTGATAAAAATAAAGGGTATGGCTCTTCTACACATATAGAGGCCATAAAAAAAGTGGGACCCTGTTTCATTCACCGAAAATCCTTCATAAAAAACTTTATTTTGACACCTTAACCATGGTTAAAGTGTCAAAACTAAGTTTCACTAAGTTCATATACAATATATAGATTACGTTGATACATTCATAACTATATATTGTATGCGAAAGTTCAACTATATAGTTTTGACACCTTAACCAAACATAAACACATATAAGTGCATCAAGGGGTGATGAATTTGAAAATAGATCCGAATATGATTCATAAGAAATATGGGCAGGTTCAAAACACAGCGGAAACAAACACGGTAAAAGGTGAAAGGTTGACCTACAAAGAAGGTCAGGTTGTAAAAGGAGAAGTTCTTGATGCGACCTTAACCGGTGTAAAAATCAAGCTCACAAACGGACAAATATTGGATGCGAAGCTTGCACAACCGGCTATGTTTTCTATTGGTGATGAAGTTGCTTTAGCGGTCAAAGAAGCTTCTGCAAAACAAGTGTTGTTGACAACGCTACATCAGGATCCTCAATTGGTAGAAGATAAATTGATAACCATACTGGAAAATGCTAAACTACCCCTGACAGAAGAAAATCATCATTTGGTTCGCCAATTAATTGAAAACAATCTGCCGATTAGTGACCAAAGTCTTAAAAATTTCATCCAATTAACCAAGCAATTTCCAGAAGCGACCGTAAAACAACTGATTTTTATGGTAAAGCATGACATACCCGTTTCATCTGAAAATATACAGCAACTCACGATGTTAGAAAATAATGAGCATGCTTTGATGAAAAGCATAACGTCCTTAGCAGATGATATAACGTCCATCCAAAGGTCCGAACTCAGTACATCCCCCTTAATCATTAAAGATACACTATCGGTAGATCAAACCCCAATACCCTTAACATTGCTTACAAGTGATAAAAATAGTAGTGAATTTCTTAGTAATCTTAATCAAGTCATAAAAGCTACAGCAGACCTAAACATTGAAACAATACCTATGCCAACATCAAAAGTACCTCTTGGTGATATGCTTCTTACGAAAGATGTAGAAAATCTTTCGCGTCATTTAAAGCATAATATGGTTGAGCAACAAAATAATATCATTGAAAAGTTACCCCTTAGTGATGCCCAAAAACTACTATTTGAAAAACTAGAAACGCCAAAACAGATGAATCTAGTGGATTTAGTTACGATGACAAAAGAAAAGCTGTTACCTCTAGATCAATTAAGGGGTATTCTTATACAACTAAAAACAGATAGCACATATGCAACACTGGTCAAGGGTATGCTCATGTCAAAAGATACGCTTGGTGATATGGTACAAGTCAAAGATTATTATAAATCACTGAATCTGAAGATGACCGACTTGATAAAAAGTACTGAACTGGCCTTGAAAGATGAGAGTGGTCATGTATTGAAAGAAGCACAAAATGTCAAATCTTCAGTATCCTTCCTTAATGCCCTTGGTAAAGATTTTAGCTTGATGCACCTACCAATGTTGTTACAAGATCAACTGCAACATTCTGAGCTCTATGTACTTGGTGATCGAAAAAAAGGCAAGGATGGAGAAAAGTCCATAACAGCATTGGTGCGTCTGGATCTTGTAAATCTTGGGCATACAGACATTCATATAAAAAAAACAGGTAAAAATCTGGATATTCAGTTTTTTATGACGGATGAAAAACAAATCTCTGTCGTGAATGAAAACCTATATGGACTGCACAACCTATTAAACCGAAAAGGCTTTAACGTATTGTCCATAAATGTAACCCCTTTGCAAAAATCCTTTGATGTTGTAACCGATTTTCTGGATGGTCAAGATGTGAAAGCCAATATTAGCAGGTATACCTTTGATATGAGAGCGTGATGATGATGAAAGAGAAAAAAAAGGCTGTTGCCATTAAATATAGTGAAGGTGAAGTGGCACCAAACTTAGTGGCAAAAGGTAAAGGCATAATTGCAGATAAAATCATAGAAAAAGCTCAAGAGGAAGCCTTGCCCATCTATCAGGATGCAAAACTCGCCGATGAACTGACTAAACTGGAAATAGGAGATTATATTCCGGAAGAGCTCTATAAAGTGGTGGCTGAAATACTGGTTTTTGTAACAGATTTGGATAAATTGCGTGATAAAATATAGATGGTTTAGTTGATGTAAGGGGGCTATATGAACAAAAGAGATACAGGCAGGCACTATGAAGAAATGGCGGTTTTGCATTTGGTTCATGCAGGCTATAAAATACTTAAAAGAAATTATTATACAAGGTATGGTGAAATTGATATCATAGCCTATAAGGCATCCACTTATATTTTTATAGAAGTAAAATATAGAACCTCTGATAAAAAAGGTAAACCCTATGAAGCTGTCGGTCATGCTAAGAGACAAAGGATGATGAAATCAAGTTTAAGCTATTGTAAGGTTATGAATCTCTTTGGTCAGTCGATGCGTTTTGATATCATTGATATTCTGGAAGAAAAGCTGACCCATTATGAAAATGCTTTTGAAATGGATAAACGGTATACCAATTATTGAAAGGAATTATTATGTTACGTTCAGAACATATGATTATAGAAAATCAGAAAGAAGTTATGGTTGTAAAACTGCCACATTTTGAAACGACCGGTTTGGTGAACCATGGGTTCTCAACAAAATACGGCGGTATCAGTAAGGGTGTTTATGAATCTATGAATCTTGGTAAAAATAGGGGCGACTCACCTTATAACGTTGAAGAAAACTTTAATCGATTTTGTGATGCCATAGGTGTACCTACGGACACTTTAGTCTTTAGTGACCAAGTTCATGATGCCCATGTGCGTGTGGTTCAAAAAGAGGACAAAGGCAAAGGCTTTTATAGAACATCGGATATTATTGGTGTAGATGGTTTGGTTACCAATCAAGTTGGCGTTACATTAACCACCTTCTATGCCGATTGTGTGCCTTTGTTTTTTTTAGACCCTATAAAAAAAGCCATAGGCTTATCCCATGCAGGATGGAGAGGGACGGTTAAGGCCATTGGACCTAAAACTGTAGAACTTATGAGACAAACATTTGGTAGTAATCCTAAAGATATTATGGTCGGTATTGGTCCATCCATAGGGGCCTGTTGCTATGAAGTTAGTACAGATGTTATAAAAGAGTTTGAAAATAATCTAAATCATGATATAATTGTACGGATTGTCTCGAGAATAAATGATGAACACTATAAATTAGACCTGTGGGAAGCCAATCGGTTGTTATTGTTAGATGCAGGTATTGATAATAAAAACATGGTGGTAACGGATTTATGTACAAAGTGCCATAATGCGTATTTCTATTCCCATCGATTTATGGGGAATCAAAGAGGTAGTCTTGCGGCTATGATTGCGTTAAAAACGACAACAGAGTAACAGACTAAACAGTCATGTTAAAGAAGGTGAAGTATTGGAATTGAAGCACTATAATAAAGATGAAGCCCAAGATCACGAGATTCTTGGCGTGGAACAAGGCAGTATTGCCGATGAACTTGGTATTAAAGCAGGAGATAAGCTTATCAGTATAAATGGGAAAAAAGTTCAAGACGCCTTGGATTATCACCTATTTGTTAAGGATGAATTCATTGACTTAATGATTTATAACCTAGAACATGATGAACCATGGCTTTATGAAATCGAAAAAGACGAAGAAGAAGATCTTGGACTTGTCTTCGACAATAACTTAATGGATGAATACCGTTCCTGTAGGAATCAATGCGTCTTTTGTTTTATTGACCAATTGCCAAAAGGTATGCGGGAAACCTTATACTTTAAAGATGATGATGCTAGACTTTCATTTTTACAAGGCAATTATATTACTTTGACAAATATGACCGATAGAGAAGTGGACAGAATTATAGAGTATCATCTATCTCCGATCAACATATCCATTCATACCATGAACTTAGAGTTACGACAAAAGATGTTAAAAAACAAAAATTCCGGCAAAATCGTTGCCTACATGGACAGACTCTATGATGCTGGCATAACCATGAATGGACAAATTGTACTTTGTAAGGGTCTTAATGATCAAGACGAATTAGCCTATTCCATTCAAGCGCTTAGTAAGTATATCCCTCATCTTCAATCCGTATCTGTTGTACCTGTTGGTTTATCCAAACATAGAGATGGTCTATACCCTTTAGCGCCTTTCTCTAAAGAGGATTGTATAGAAATCATTAAGCTTGTAGAAGCTTTTCAAGAGGAATACATGACACTTTATAATAGTCATTTCATTCATCTGGGCGATGAGTTCTACATCATGGCCGGTCTCGATTTACCTTCTGAAGCTACATATGATGGATACCTACAACTGGAAAATGGTGTAGGTATGACCCGAATGTTTATTGATGATCTAACAAAAGATATAAAAGACCTGGATTCAATAAGTGTTAAACCCATTACCATATCCTTGATTACTGGAAAGCTATTTGAACCCATATTAAAAACGCTTATGTGTAAGCTTGAGGAGAAAATCCGGAATTTGACGCTACAAGTCATCGGTATTGAAAATGATTTTTTTGGAACTCAGATTACGGTTTCTGGTTTGTTGACAGGCAAGGACATTCTGCATCAAGTTAAGGATCTTGATCTTGGTCATTATCTTTATTTACCGGATAATGTCTTAAGAAGCGGTGAAAAAATATTACTGGATGATATAACGGTTACTGATATGGAGAAAGCTTTAGGAACACCTATGACATTTATAGATTGTTTTGGTAGCAATCTGGTTCAGTCGATACTGAGCCATGTAGAGCCATATAGAACATAATGAATTGACGCAAGGAAATAATCATGTAGAGTAGGCAAGTATTACCTTGAACCAACTTGCATATAAGGAGAATAAAATGAGTAGAAAACCCATAGTCGCAGTCGTAGGGCGACCCAATGTCGGCAAATCGACCATCTTCAATATGATGGCAGGCGAAAAAATCGCCATTGTACAGAATACGCCTGGTGTCACAAGAGACCGAATTTATGCTGATGTCGATTGGTTGAATCATAACTTTACCATCATTGACACAGGCGGTATTGAACCGGATTCAAAGGATATTATCTTGTCACAAATGCGTTATCAAGCAGAAACAGCTATCGAGACGGCAGATGTCATTATGTTTGTTGTAGATGTTTTAACGGGCTTAACCGATACGGATTACAAGGTTGCCGATATTTTAAGAAAGAGTAAGAAGCCAATTGTCTTATGTGTTAACAAAGTAGACAACTTTGATAAGCTTCAGTATGATGTATTAGAATTCTATAATTTAGGACTTGGCGAACCTATGCCATTGTCCGCAGTGAATAAGATTGGTATGGGAGATCTTCTTGATGAAATCGTCAAACACTTCTACGAACGGGTTGAAGCAGATGAAGAAGAGGAAATAACCAAGATTGCCATTATAGGAAAACCAAATGTTGGCAAATCTTCATTGATCAATAAAATCTTAGGTGAAGAACGTCATATTGTGAGTGAACTAGCAGGAACTACAAGAGACGCTATTGACTCAAGGGTTGTATTTGGTGATAAGGAATATATATTTATCGATACTGCAGGACTCAGACGTAAAAACAAAATAAAAGAAGAAATTGAAAAATACAGCATCATTCGTGCAGTGGCTGCGATAGAAAAAGCAGATATTGTCGTACTTATGATCGACGCGGTAGAAGGTATTACTGAACAAGATGCGAAGATAGCAGGTATCGCTCATGATCGTGGAAAAGGTGCTATTATAGCGGTCAATAAATGGGATGCAATAGAAAAAAACGACAAAACCATGTATCGCTTTTTAGATACGATACAAGTGACATTAGCCTATATGACCTATGCACCCATTGTTTTCATTTCCGCACAAACAGGTCTTAGAATCAACAAGCTATTTGAAACCATTGAAATGGTCGTACAAAATCAGACACTCAGAATTCAGACTGGCGTCATTAACGATGTTCTCTATGATGCAATGGCTATGAATCAACCGCCATCTGATAAAGGAAAACGTCTAAAAATCTATTATATGACACAGGTCGCTATTAAGCCTCCCACTTTTGTATTATTTGTAAATGACAAGGAATTAGCACATTTTTCATATATTCGGTACATTGAGAACAAATTGAGAGATGCATTTGGCTTTAAAGGCACACCTCTTAAAATGTTGATTCGGGAACGAAAAGAAGATTAATTAGCCATTGTCAAGAAAGGAAAGGTGTTATGTCTTATTTAATCAGTATCGTTATGGGGTATTTTTTAGGATGTTTTCAAACCGCGTATATCGTTGCCAGGAAAACAAAACATATTGACATCAGAGAGCATGGAAGTGGAAATTCAGGCACAACCAATGCTATTAGGGTTTTAGGATGGAAGTTGGGTATGCTGACTTTTGTAGGTGATATTCTTAAAGCTGTTTTAGCAGTTATTATTGCAAGGACGCTATTTGACTCACAACTGGCAGGACTTTATGCCGGTGCAGGTGTCATTATTGGTCATAATTGGCCCTTTGTACTTAATTTTAAAGGCGGCAAAGGTATTGCCTCAACACTTGGCATGTTGCTGGCATTTGATTGGCGTATCGGATTGGTTGCATGGGCAGTAGCATCTTTGGCCATATATCTGACCAAATACGTATCTCTTGGTTCCATACTATTAGTAACCATAATGCCTATTGGTGTTTTATTGCTTTATCCAGGTGGGACACAAGAACTGATTATAACATCCATTTTAGCCATCATTGCCATATATAGACACAAGGCTAATATTGGTCGTCTTATTCGTGGTGAAGAGAATAAGTTAGGCGTCAAGAAACAGGCAACATAGGAGGTTAATGATGAAAATAGGAATATTAGGCGCTGGTAGTTGGGGCATAGCCCTTTCTATGCTACTTAAAGAAAATAATCACGAAGTAACCGTTTGGTCGATTGTAGAAGAAGAAGTTAATATGTTGAATCAACATCATGAACACTTACGTAATCTACCGGGTATCAAAATTGACGATACCATTCTCATCACAAACGATATCAAAGAAGCTATCCTTGGATCAGATATGCTCATCTTTGCCGTACCTTCGAGATATGTTAGAGACACAGCCGTAATGGTTAAAAATTATATTAAGTCAGATCAGATTATCCTTAACGTAGGTAAGGGTTTAGAAGATGAAACACTCTTTACTTTAGCAGAAGTTATTGAAGACGTCATTCATACCAATCCTATAGCTGTTCTCTCGGGGCCCAGTCATGCTGAAGAAGTGGCAAGGAAAATTCCGACTTCTGTGGTAGCCGCTTCGAAAGATGAAAGCATTGTAAAGATCGTACAAGAAACCTTTATGAATCAATTTTTTAGAGTATATGGAAGCTCGGATGTATTAGGCGTTGAAATCGGTGGCGCTCTAAAAAATGTTATTGCCCTTGCAGCAGGTATATCAGATGGACTTGGGTTTGGTGATAATACAAAAGCGGCGTTAATGACTCGAGGTATTGCTGAGATATCTAGACTTGGACTTGCCATGGGTGGTGATGTCCAGACATTTAATGGGCTTACAGGTATTGGGGATTTAATTGTGACTTGTACGAGTGTACATAGCAGGAATAGAAAAGCCGGTATACTCATTGGTGAAGGACTTACTCTACAAGAAGCTCAAGAAAAGGTAAGCATGGTAGTAGAAGGCGTATACGCCGCCCATGCAGCGACCGCTTTGGCTACTAAGTTCGAGATAGAGCTTCCGATAATCGAACAAGTCAATGAAGTACTATTCAATGATAAAGACCCAAGAGAAGCTGTCACCGAACTGATGTTAAGAGATAGAAAATTTGAATCATAATGTGATAATTGCTGTTTTAAAAACAATATGATAAAATAGGATTGTAAACAACCGTCATTTTTTTGTGTGACGGCATTCACGTCAAAAATTCTAAGGAGATCCTATGCAAAAAAACTTAATTATAACATTGTTATTTTCAATTTTTATTGCTTTGTTTGCAATTCTAAACGCTTCAGCTGTACCGATTAATTTTATATTTGCAACGGTGGATATTTCTGTTGCCCTTGTTATTCTAATATCTGCGAGTATAGGTGCTATTATTCTATATTCAATGGGTGCTATTAGCAAAATAAAAGCCAGAAAAACGATTAAAGAAAAAGATAAAGTCATTGAAACTTTAAATCAAGAGTTGAATGAACTTAAACTGGTTAAGGCCAATATGGAAGTGGAAATGATGCATTCAAAAGAACAACCGACACAATACAATACTCCAATTATAAATCAAGAGGAAGAAATTCATGAATAAATGCGACACTTGTGGTGGCTGCTCTCAAACGAAGAAAAAGAACCTCGAAGGCGATAAAATTACAATAGATCTGCTGATGGATGTTCTTGAAAACAATGATATGTCTATGAAAAATCATGCCAATCATGTTGGCACTATGTCAAAATGGTTGGCTCAGTATTTGGGCATTGATTCTAATTTATGTGATACCATTGAACTTGCAGGAAGATTACATGATATTGGTATGATTAAAATAGCGCCATCCTTGTTCAATAAAAAGGAAACTTTAAGTGAAAAGGACTGGAAGATATTAAAAAAACATCCTGAATATGGTTTTGAAATCTTAAATCAGTATCCGGAATTAAACGAAGTGGCTCAGATTGTCCTAGAACATCATGAACATTTTGATGGTACGGGTTATCCAAATGGCTATTTAGGTAATGAGATACACTTAGGTGCAAGAATCATTGCCTTATGCGAAACCGTTGATCATATGTCTACAAAAAAACCATATAAAGAAGCTTCTGATTTTAAGATTATAGAAGAAGAAATAAGACAAAAATCAGGCAGCCAATTTGACCCTTGGTTGGTCATGCATATTAAAGAATTAATGATTGTATGGCAAGAAACCTTAATTGGTGCATAGGTGTATTATTTTTTCAGAAACCTTGTAAAATCAATGTTTTTGTGGTATAATAACTTAAAATTAATGTTGTGAATAAGATGAGAGTGGGCTTTTGGTCCACTCTTTATATTTGAGTAGGTTAATTGTCAGAAAGGAAGTGGCCATTTGGCAAACAAAGATCGAATTGAAAAATTAGTAGAAACACTACTTGTACCCATATTAGAAGAAAATGGTGTAACTCTAGTAGATGTAGAATATGTTAGGGAACTGGGACATTTTTATTTACGTGTATATATTGACAAAGAGGGTGGGGTAACCATCAAGGATTGTGAACATGTCAGTAGAGCTTTAGAACTTGTACTGGATGAAAAAGATCCAATTTTGGATCCTTATATTTTGGAAGTCAGCTCTCCAGGACTGGATCGACCTTTAAAAAAGGACAAAGACTTTGAAAGAAGTATCGGTAAAGATGTAGAAATGAAACTTTATAAGGCACTAAATGGCCATAAGGAATTTCTAGGAATGCTTGTATCTTATAATAAGACAGAAGTTGTATTAAAAATCGACAACGAAGAGAGAGTTTTTAACCGGAGCGATATCGCGCTAATTAGACTTTCTGTCGTGTTTTAATTAAATTCAAGGAGGATTAAATCATGAATGCTGAGTTTATTCAAGCATTGGCACAAATCGAAAAAGAAAAGGGCATTAGCAAAGAGGTCTTGATAGAAGCAATTGAAAATTCCTTAATTACAGCGTGTAAAAACAATTTCGGTGCATCAACAAACGTCAAAGTTATTATTGATAAAGAAGATGGGGATGTATCTGTTTTCTCTGAAAAGAAAATCGTAGAAATTGTCGATAACGATCAAATCGAAATCAGTTTAGAAGAAGCTGTTGAGTACAATCCGGATTATGGCATTGGGGATATTGTTCAAATCGAGATTACACCTAAGAATTTTGGCCGTATAGCAGCACAAAAGGCGAAACAAGTTGTGGTACAAAAAATTCGTGAGGCCGAGCGAGATGTACTTTTCAATCAATACATTTCCAAAGAAAAAGAAGTTGTAACCGGGATTATTCAAAGAGAAAGTAAAGGCAATGTTGTCATTAATCTAGGTAAGATTGATGCAATTATGGCTGAAAAAGAATGCATACCTGGTGAGACATATACCACCAATGAAAGACTGAAAGTCTATGTCGTGGAAGTTAAGGATTCAACAAAAGGTCCTAAAGTATATGTATCAAGAACCCATCCTGAATTGATAAAACGACTTTTCGAACAAGAAGTACCGGAAGTTCACGATGGTGTTGTGGAAATAAAGTCCGTATCAAGAGAAGCGGGATCAAGAACGAAAATCGCAGTTCATTCAAATAATCCGGATGTAGATCCTGTAGGCTCGTGTGTAGGCCATAATGGTTCTAGAGTCGGCATCATTGTCCACGAACTCAAAGGGGAAAAG from Petrocella atlantisensis includes:
- a CDS encoding ribosome maturation factor RimP, whose product is MANKDRIEKLVETLLVPILEENGVTLVDVEYVRELGHFYLRVYIDKEGGVTIKDCEHVSRALELVLDEKDPILDPYILEVSSPGLDRPLKKDKDFERSIGKDVEMKLYKALNGHKEFLGMLVSYNKTEVVLKIDNEERVFNRSDIALIRLSVVF
- the nusA gene encoding transcription termination factor NusA, with translation MNAEFIQALAQIEKEKGISKEVLIEAIENSLITACKNNFGASTNVKVIIDKEDGDVSVFSEKKIVEIVDNDQIEISLEEAVEYNPDYGIGDIVQIEITPKNFGRIAAQKAKQVVVQKIREAERDVLFNQYISKEKEVVTGIIQRESKGNVVINLGKIDAIMAEKECIPGETYTTNERLKVYVVEVKDSTKGPKVYVSRTHPELIKRLFEQEVPEVHDGVVEIKSVSREAGSRTKIAVHSNNPDVDPVGSCVGHNGSRVGIIVHELKGEKIDIIPWSEKPEEYIAAALSPSKVVKVVVDDQHKSAKVVVPDYQLSLAIGKEGQNARLAAKLTGYRIDIKSETQAKETDFMALDDKPVNPFEQFLEQANLDNEPDTESDTGLFDEE
- a CDS encoding HD-GYP domain-containing protein produces the protein MNKCDTCGGCSQTKKKNLEGDKITIDLLMDVLENNDMSMKNHANHVGTMSKWLAQYLGIDSNLCDTIELAGRLHDIGMIKIAPSLFNKKETLSEKDWKILKKHPEYGFEILNQYPELNEVAQIVLEHHEHFDGTGYPNGYLGNEIHLGARIIALCETVDHMSTKKPYKEASDFKIIEEEIRQKSGSQFDPWLVMHIKELMIVWQETLIGA